A DNA window from Micromonospora sp. NBC_01739 contains the following coding sequences:
- a CDS encoding aldo/keto reductase has protein sequence MTSAHLDETPRPPVSALVLGAMNFGTLVDEKTSFALLDRFVEGGGEWIDTADCYTFWLSPDGRGGDSERVLGRWLAARPGVRERVRIATKVGAEPLWQGSWPQHRAGLSRRAISEAFAGSLDRLGVEQVDLLWLHQEDRATPIEETVDAIAEQVVAGTVRRVGASNHPAWRIERARAYAATRNTLPIDALQLNATYLRVRPGTRPDGVVHPHGVLSDEQLDFARAHRMEVWAYTPLLTGAYDNPAKPIPQVYDHPGNTRRLAALEEVARDTGATRSQVVLAWLVSQGIRPILGGSKLHQLDTALEGVALTLEEAHLARLNSAD, from the coding sequence ATGACTTCGGCTCACCTCGATGAGACTCCACGCCCGCCCGTCTCCGCTCTCGTGCTCGGCGCGATGAACTTCGGCACCCTGGTGGACGAGAAGACCTCCTTCGCCCTGCTGGACCGGTTCGTGGAAGGCGGCGGCGAATGGATCGACACCGCCGACTGCTACACCTTCTGGCTGAGCCCGGACGGGCGGGGCGGGGACAGCGAGCGGGTCCTCGGCCGCTGGCTCGCCGCCCGACCCGGGGTGCGGGAGCGGGTACGCATCGCCACCAAGGTCGGCGCGGAACCCCTGTGGCAGGGCTCCTGGCCGCAGCACCGGGCGGGGCTGAGCCGCCGGGCGATCAGCGAGGCCTTCGCCGGCAGCCTGGACCGGCTGGGGGTCGAGCAGGTCGACCTGCTCTGGCTGCACCAGGAGGACCGGGCCACCCCGATCGAGGAGACAGTGGACGCGATCGCCGAGCAGGTCGTCGCCGGCACCGTACGCCGGGTGGGGGCCTCCAACCACCCGGCCTGGCGCATCGAACGGGCCCGGGCGTACGCGGCCACCCGGAACACCCTGCCGATCGACGCCCTCCAACTGAACGCCACCTACCTGCGGGTACGCCCCGGCACCCGACCCGACGGGGTGGTCCACCCGCACGGGGTGCTCAGCGACGAGCAACTCGACTTCGCCCGCGCCCACCGGATGGAGGTCTGGGCCTACACCCCGCTGCTCACCGGGGCGTACGACAATCCGGCCAAGCCGATCCCGCAGGTCTACGACCACCCGGGCAACACCCGTCGACTGGCGGCGCTGGAGGAGGTGGCCCGGGACACCGGCGCCACCCGCAGCCAGGTGGTGCTGGCCTGGCTGGTCAGCCAGGGCATCCGACCCATCCTCGGCGGCAGCAAACTGCACCAGCTGGACACCGCCCTGGAGGGGGTCGCCCTCACCCT
- a CDS encoding MerR family transcriptional regulator translates to MTTYTPAEAARRSGFSIDTLRYYEREGILAPVARTPGGHRIYRDSDLSTLDFLRCLRDAGMPIERLRRYGELCRDPDSVADRVALLREHAAAVETQIDQLRLWQARVAEKIAWYEQGLQQT, encoded by the coding sequence GTGACGACGTACACCCCCGCCGAGGCCGCCCGACGCAGCGGCTTCTCCATCGACACCCTGCGGTATTACGAGCGGGAGGGCATCCTGGCACCGGTTGCGCGTACCCCCGGTGGACACCGGATCTACCGCGACAGTGACCTGTCCACCCTGGATTTCCTGCGCTGCCTGCGGGACGCGGGGATGCCCATCGAGCGGCTGCGCCGCTACGGCGAACTGTGCCGCGACCCCGACAGCGTCGCCGACCGGGTGGCCCTGCTGCGCGAACATGCCGCCGCGGTCGAGACCCAGATCGACCAGCTCCGGCTCTGGCAGGCCCGGGTCGCGGAGAAGATCGCCTGGTACGAGCAGGGACTCCAGCAGACCTGA
- a CDS encoding class I SAM-dependent methyltransferase, with the protein MARIAYNAADAAAFEVNRHLTDDGLAAWRAAIVRHLDPHPGMRVLDLGSGTGSWARAFHTWWPEVEVVAVEPSAAMRARSVFTPVLAGDAEQIPLPDGSIDAGWLSTVIHHVPDLTAAAQEIRRVLRPGAPVLIRSVFAGRPEGITLFRYFPEAVGVLDTYPSIAQVEAAFAEAGFATVAVEQVPALTAASLREAAAGLRREAHTLLQLIDDQAYAAGLRRLHRAAQVESGPVIDALDLLVLR; encoded by the coding sequence ATGGCGCGGATTGCATACAACGCGGCCGACGCGGCGGCCTTCGAGGTCAACCGGCACCTCACCGACGACGGTCTGGCCGCCTGGCGGGCCGCCATCGTCCGGCACCTGGACCCCCACCCGGGGATGCGGGTGCTGGACCTGGGCTCCGGCACCGGAAGCTGGGCCCGGGCCTTCCACACCTGGTGGCCCGAGGTCGAGGTGGTAGCGGTCGAGCCTTCGGCGGCGATGCGGGCCCGCAGTGTGTTCACCCCCGTCCTGGCCGGCGACGCGGAGCAGATCCCGCTGCCCGACGGCAGCATCGACGCCGGGTGGCTCTCCACCGTCATCCACCATGTTCCCGACCTGACCGCAGCCGCACAGGAGATCCGCCGGGTGCTGCGGCCCGGCGCCCCGGTGCTGATCCGGTCGGTGTTCGCCGGCCGACCCGAGGGGATCACCCTGTTCCGCTACTTCCCGGAAGCTGTCGGGGTGCTCGACACCTATCCGAGCATCGCGCAGGTCGAGGCCGCCTTCGCCGAGGCGGGCTTCGCCACCGTGGCCGTCGAGCAGGTACCCGCACTCACCGCCGCCTCCCTGCGGGAGGCCGCCGCCGGCCTGCGGCGGGAGGCGCACACCCTGCTGCAACTGATCGACGACCAGGCGTACGCCGCAGGGCTGCGACGACTGCACCGGGCCGCCCAGGTGGAGAGTGGACCGGTGATCGACGCCCTCGATCTGCTCGTGCTGCGCTGA
- a CDS encoding dihydrofolate reductase family protein, translated as MQGRFVYWMNVSLDLRIEYAPGEAGGGDWMRITESLHRVFNERARAMSLAVEGRTIYETMEAFWPAARHDDSLPDFLREYGEIWTSTPKVLVSRTREHAEHNTRIIGGEDAIAQLAKVRAETEGVIGVGGATLATQLLRAGLLDELLLFTHPVVLGSGRPLFDSHDEPLQLDLLEQASFDQGVTMHRYAVRGARPAS; from the coding sequence ATGCAGGGTCGGTTCGTGTACTGGATGAATGTCTCCCTCGACCTGCGGATCGAGTACGCCCCGGGTGAGGCGGGCGGCGGCGACTGGATGCGCATCACCGAGTCGCTGCACCGGGTCTTCAACGAGCGGGCCAGGGCGATGTCGCTGGCGGTGGAGGGACGCACCATCTACGAGACGATGGAGGCCTTCTGGCCGGCCGCCCGCCATGACGACTCGCTGCCGGACTTCCTGCGCGAGTACGGCGAGATCTGGACCTCGACGCCCAAGGTGCTGGTGTCGCGCACCCGCGAGCACGCCGAGCACAACACCCGGATCATCGGCGGGGAGGACGCCATCGCCCAGTTGGCGAAGGTACGCGCCGAGACCGAGGGTGTCATCGGGGTCGGCGGGGCCACCCTGGCCACCCAACTGCTGCGGGCCGGGCTGCTCGACGAGTTGCTGCTGTTCACCCATCCGGTCGTGCTCGGCAGCGGCCGACCGCTGTTCGACAGCCACGACGAGCCCCTGCAACTGGACCTGCTGGAACAGGCCTCCTTCGACCAGGGCGTGACGATGCACCGGTACGCCGTCCGGGGCGCCCGCCCCGCCTCGTGA
- a CDS encoding GNAT family N-acetyltransferase, translating into MIRPARDSDADAVAEVFLASRAAAMPYLPRLYDDAQTRAWIAQVMLPGSTTWVAESTTTGQILGFAALDGDLLEHLYLRPEARRQGIGTALLAQAQQASPGGLSLRVFTRNTEARAFYERHGFRPVDSNDGSRNEENEPDLTYHWPGPR; encoded by the coding sequence GTGATCCGTCCTGCCCGCGACAGCGACGCCGATGCCGTGGCCGAGGTGTTCCTGGCCTCCCGGGCGGCCGCCATGCCCTACCTTCCGCGACTGTACGACGACGCGCAGACCAGGGCGTGGATCGCCCAGGTGATGCTGCCGGGCAGCACCACCTGGGTGGCCGAGTCCACGACGACCGGCCAGATCCTCGGCTTCGCCGCCCTCGACGGCGACCTGCTGGAACACCTGTACCTGCGGCCGGAGGCCCGCCGGCAGGGCATCGGCACCGCCCTGCTGGCCCAGGCCCAGCAGGCCAGCCCAGGCGGTCTCAGCCTCCGCGTCTTCACCCGCAACACCGAGGCGCGGGCGTTCTACGAGCGGCACGGTTTCCGCCCGGTCGACAGCAACGACGGCAGCCGCAACGAGGAGAACGAACCCGACCTCACCTACCACTGGCCCGGCCCACGCTGA
- a CDS encoding LysR family transcriptional regulator, with translation MLDVRRLRLLRDLARLGTIAAVAEAHTYSPSAVSQQLAALQRETGVVLLERAGRGVRLTATATALVRHTEVILAGLEAAEATLAAARGGLLGTVRIGAYPSAVRPLLLPALVELAREHPGLDLLVTELDPVAVPAALRERRLDVALVHDYDIVPVAPDPALDSTPLLDETVFLALPAADPVPADPMRAVRDADWIIGSPGTLCHAVTLHACELAGFRPTVRHHADDFTAVLALVAAGQGVGLVPQLAVEGPPAGTRLVPLTIRRRTRIAYRQGSADHPAVLASVAALRSAATDLPEAPPPS, from the coding sequence ATGCTTGACGTCCGTCGCCTGCGTCTGCTGCGCGACCTGGCCCGGCTCGGCACCATCGCCGCCGTCGCCGAGGCGCACACCTACTCACCCTCCGCGGTCTCCCAGCAGTTGGCCGCGCTGCAACGGGAGACCGGCGTCGTGCTCCTGGAACGAGCCGGTCGAGGGGTACGCCTCACCGCCACCGCCACCGCACTGGTCCGGCACACCGAGGTGATCCTCGCCGGGCTGGAGGCCGCCGAGGCCACCCTGGCCGCCGCTCGCGGTGGACTGCTGGGCACGGTACGCATCGGGGCGTACCCCAGCGCGGTGCGTCCCCTGCTGCTGCCCGCCCTGGTCGAGCTGGCCCGCGAGCACCCCGGGCTGGATCTGCTGGTCACCGAGTTGGACCCGGTGGCGGTGCCGGCCGCGCTGCGCGAGCGGCGCCTGGACGTAGCCCTCGTGCACGACTACGACATAGTGCCGGTGGCCCCCGATCCGGCCCTGGACTCGACCCCACTGCTGGACGAGACCGTGTTCCTGGCCCTACCCGCCGCCGATCCGGTGCCCGCCGATCCGATGCGCGCGGTACGCGACGCCGACTGGATCATCGGCAGCCCGGGGACCCTCTGTCACGCGGTCACCCTGCACGCCTGTGAACTGGCCGGATTCCGCCCCACCGTCCGCCACCACGCCGACGACTTCACCGCCGTGCTGGCCCTGGTCGCCGCCGGTCAGGGCGTCGGCCTGGTGCCCCAGTTGGCCGTCGAGGGACCACCCGCCGGCACCCGCCTGGTCCCCCTGACCATCCGCCGCCGCACCCGGATCGCCTACCGCCAGGGCTCCGCCGACCATCCCGCGGTGCTCGCCAGCGTCGCCGCCCTGCGCAGCGCCGCCACCGATCTACCCGAAGCACCGCCACCCAGCTGA
- a CDS encoding dihydrodipicolinate synthase family protein, protein MTPTGLYVPLITPFDTRGEVDQEALTRLADQVLAEGAEGLVALGTTGEPHALNAAEQRTVLDLVGATCRRHRAGFMVGAHTAEDLRALAGRPGVTAALCLVPPFLRPGEEAVLAHFARLAEVSPVPLVAYHVPYRTGQTLSVGALRRLAELPQVVGVKHAVGGIDADTIALLADPPPDFAVLGGEDAYLSPLLALGAPGGIVASAHLATADHAALVTAWREGDLPRARPLGHRLATLSAALFAEPNPAVIKAVLHAQGRIPSPAPRPPLLPATAEATARALTYAEQLAGSRADAKEAWEVAAPRADAEAA, encoded by the coding sequence ATGACACCGACCGGACTGTACGTACCGCTGATCACGCCCTTCGACACGCGCGGCGAGGTCGACCAGGAGGCACTGACCCGCCTGGCCGACCAGGTGCTGGCCGAGGGGGCCGAGGGTCTGGTGGCCCTCGGCACCACCGGCGAACCGCACGCGCTCAACGCCGCCGAGCAACGGACGGTGCTCGACCTCGTCGGGGCGACCTGTCGGCGGCACCGCGCCGGGTTCATGGTCGGCGCGCACACCGCCGAGGATCTGCGCGCCCTGGCCGGGCGGCCCGGCGTCACCGCGGCGCTCTGTCTGGTGCCGCCGTTCCTGCGACCCGGGGAGGAGGCGGTGCTGGCACACTTCGCCCGGCTGGCGGAGGTTTCCCCGGTGCCGTTGGTCGCCTACCACGTGCCGTACCGCACCGGGCAGACTCTCTCCGTCGGGGCGCTGCGTCGCCTAGCCGAGCTGCCGCAGGTGGTGGGGGTCAAGCACGCCGTCGGCGGCATCGACGCGGACACCATCGCCCTGCTGGCCGACCCGCCACCGGACTTCGCGGTGCTCGGCGGCGAGGACGCGTACCTCTCGCCGCTGCTGGCCCTCGGCGCACCCGGCGGCATCGTCGCCTCCGCGCACCTGGCCACCGCCGACCACGCCGCCCTGGTCACGGCCTGGCGCGAGGGGGATCTTCCCCGCGCCCGGCCGCTCGGGCACCGGCTCGCCACCCTCTCGGCGGCGCTGTTCGCCGAACCCAACCCGGCCGTCATCAAGGCCGTGTTGCACGCCCAGGGACGCATCCCGTCACCGGCACCGCGTCCACCACTGCTGCCCGCCACCGCCGAGGCCACCGCCCGAGCGCTGACGTACGCCGAGCAGCTGGCCGGGTCACGGGCCGACGCCAAGGAAGCCTGGGAGGTGGCCGCGCCACGGGCCGACGCCGAGGCAGCCTAG